A section of the Citrus sinensis cultivar Valencia sweet orange chromosome 8, DVS_A1.0, whole genome shotgun sequence genome encodes:
- the LOC112499298 gene encoding probable disease resistance protein At4g27220 produces MAEIIIPFVPEVVRFLAPLKKQLGYLPNYNDNIKKLKESMVDLKNESSSIENRVNDDKCKGKKIEEKVQKWQEKVANLLESSTNILENEATADNLPCLKRLFTRYKLSKKAAREGKAIGKFLEAATRFHEVSYRPNYRYLWLKIKRDKDYVAFESRIPALKAIQNALYDDKISIIGVYGMPGVGKTTLVEEVARLAEEAEEDKRFDQMVFSEVSRTPDVKKIQMEIAEQIGLTLDKETEHARASMLYAQLKKSRKILVILDNVWTELHLKDVGIPFGDEHKGCKVLLTTRGRDLLSRMGSEADVRMDILNEEEAWRLFEVKLGNDGLIRRMKSTATQIVKQCGGLPIALEPIAKALRNKTESECWKNALHELRMPTENNFHRELGKAYTAIKLSYDALKGEQLKKIFQLCSLMPKSFFASDLFKYCIGLGIFRGINMEDARNTLYTLVHELKDSCLLLEGYSCREFSMHDVVHDVAILIACGEQNEFLVRNGDVWEWPDKDALKKYYAISWIDSSGGELPEGLECPQLELLLLSSKHSSVDVNIPRSFFTGMRELKVVDLTNMQLFSLPSSIDLLLNLRTLCLDHGTLGDITIIGELKNLEILSLIGSDIVEFPEELGKLTKLRLLDLTNCFHLKVIAANLIASFTRLEELYMSNCFVEWKVEDEGSSSKRSKASLDELMPLPRLTTLEIAVENDNALPEGFFVRELERFKILIGDRSFEPPVILSKDWFRISRSHFLILDHQSLRMLKLKLNCKTICSRKLQGIRKVEYLCLDKFQGVKNILFELDTQGFSQLKHLLVQNNPDLLFIVDSREIVDCDAFPLLELLSLQNLINLKRICVDRLSTESFAELRTIKVENCDELSNIFVLSTTKCLPSLQRIAVIKCNKMKEIFAIGGEEPDVADNSNANEKIEFAQIRYLSLGNLPELKSFFCELRGPSMSPNRRETQEGLTASTGDSEIIVEDMPDTWTSLFNEKVVLPNLEALELCEINVKSIWDNQTPCCFQCLTRLIVWGCQKLKFVFYASMIKSLDQLQHLEIRNCAGLEVIISEEGPGQETPCFAFRRVTNISLCHLPELTCLYPGLHTSEWPELKKLEVFSCDKLNTFASESFSFHSNENNQLHVPKQPFFSFEKIFPNLEELGLSVKDIMMLLQGDFPQDRLFGSLKDMEVRDDDSASVPNGLLEKFHRLENLNLSFCAYKELFSNGGQVHLIKKLELICLNDLEYLWIPNSNMGDSILQNLEILKVDSCQKLMNLVTPSGAKSLVQLESLTIYGCSAMTQVVISEGDAAAAKEEIVFIKLKSLDLHHLDSLTSFSSGNYTFRFPSLEYLCVIGCPKMKIFTAGDLRTLTESVCYGYGHGEWRSDSNINKIIHQLHEEKLLEKPSMSEVLYS; encoded by the exons ATGGCAGAAATCATCATTCCTTTCGTTCCAGAGGTTGTAAGATTCTTGGCTCCATTAAAAAAGCAACTTGGTTACTTGCCTAACTACAATGACAACATTAAGAAACTCAAGGAATCGATGGTAGACCTGAAGAATGAAAGTAGTAGCATTGAAAACAGAGTTAATGACGACAAATGCAAAGGAAAAAAGATTGAAGAGAAAGTTCAGAAGTGGCAGGAGAAGGTTGCCAACTTGCTGGAAAGTTCAACCAACATCCTTGAAAATGAAGCGACAGCAGATAACCTGCCATGTCTCAAGCGTTTGTTTACCCGTTATAAGCTTAGCAAGAAAGCAGCCAGAGAGGGGAAGGCCATTGGTAAATTTTTGGAAGCGGCTACGAGATTTCATGAAGTTTCCTACCGGCCTAATTACCGTTACCTCTGGCTTAAGATTAAGCGTGACAAAGATTATGTGGCCTTTGAATCAAGAATTCCTGCTTTGAAGGCCATACAAAATGCATTATATGATGATAAAATCAGCATCATTGGGGTGTATGGGATGCCTGGCGTTGGGAAGACCACACTAGTGGAGGAGGTGGCACGGCTAGCGGAGGAAGCTGAAGAGGACAAGCGCTTTGATCAGATGGTCTTTTCAGAGGTTTCCCGAACTCCAGATGTGAAAAAGATTCAAATGGAAATTGCAGAGCAAATAGGGCTGACACTAGACAAGGAAACTGAACACGCTAGAGCAAGTATGCTGTATGCACAATTGAAGAAGAGTAGGAAGATACTTGTAATTTTAGATAATGTGTGGACAGAGCTTCATTTGAAGGATGTTGGAATTCCTTTTGGAGATGAACACAAAGGATGCAAAGTATTGCTGACAACACGAGGTCGTGATTTACTTTCAAGAATGGGCTCTGAAGCTGACGTCCGGATGGACAttttaaatgaagaagaagcttgGAGATTGTTTGAGGTGAAGCTAGGCAATGATGGTCTAATTCGTAGGATGAAATCTACAGCAACACAGATAGTCAAGCAATGTGGAGGTTTGCCGATTGCCTTAGAACCCATAGCAAAGGCTTTGAGAAATAAGACTGAGTCTGAATGTTGGAAGAATGCCCTGCACGAGCTCCGAATGCCTACGGAGAATAACTTTCATAGAGAGCTAGGGAAGGCATACACAGCTATCAAGCTGAGTTATGATGCCTTAAAAGGTGAGCaacttaagaaaatttttcagcTCTGCAGTCTAATGCCCAAGTCATTTTTTGCTTCAGACTTGTTCAAATACTGCATAGGGTTGGGCATTTTTCGAGGAATCAACATGGAAGATGCACGAAACACATTATATACACTGGTGCATGAACTTAAAGACTCTTGTTTGTTGCTTGAGGGCTATAGCTGTAGAGAGTTTTCTATGCATGATGTTGTCCACGACGTTGCCATTTTAATTGCATGTGGTGAACAGAACGAATTTTTGGTTAGAAATGGTGATGTGTGGGAATGGCCGGATAAGGATGCACTGAAAAAATACTATGCAATCTCTTGGATAGATAGTAGTGGTGGTGAACTTCCTGAAGGTTTAGAATGTCCGCAACTTGAACTTTTACTTTTGTCTTCCAAGCATTCTTCTGTTGACGTCAATATTCCTCGGAGTTTTTTCACAGGGATGAGAGAGCTCAAGGTTGTAGATTTGACGAACATGCAGTTGTTTTCATTGCCATCTTCAATTGATCTCCTGTTAAACCTTCGAACACTATGTCTGGATCATGGCACGCTGGGAGACATAACTATTATCGGTGAGTTGAAAAATCTGGAAATCCTTAGCTTAATCGGATCTGATATTGTGGAATTCCCTGAAGAACTAGGTAAATTGACTAAGCTAAGGTTGTTAGATTTGACTAATTGTTTCCACCTAAAAGTTATTGCAGCCAATCTCATAGCAAGCTTTACTCGATTGGAAGAGCTGTATATGTCTAATTGCTTTGTTGAATGGAAGGTTGAGGATGAAGGATCCAGTAGTAAAAGAAGTAAAGCTAGCCTTGATGAGTTGATGCCTCTGCCTAGGCTGACAACTTTGGAAATAGCtgttgaaaatgataatgCTTTACCGGAAGGGTTTTTTGTCAGGGAGCTGGAAAggttcaaaatattaataggaGATAGATCGTTCGAGCCTCCTGTGATTCTCAGTAAAGATTGGTTTAGAATTAGTCGGTCACACTTTTTGATCCTTGATCATCAGTCTTTAAGAATGTTGAAATTGAAGCTTAATTGTAAGACTATTTGCTCGAGGAAATTGCAGGGCATCAGAAAAGTTGAATACTTGTGTTTGGACAAGTTCCAAGGTGTCaagaatattctttttgaattgGACACTCAGGGATTTTCACAGCTAAAGCATCTTCTTGTACAAAATAATCCTGATCTCTTGTTTATTGTTGACTCAAGGGAGATAGTGGATTGTGATGCCTTTCCTCTTTTGGAGTTGCTTTCTCTTCAGAATTTGATTAACTTGAAGAGGATATGTGTTGATCGACTTAGCACAGAGTCTTTCGCTGAACTTAGAACCATAAAAGTGGAAAATTGTGATGAGTTGAGTAATATCTTTGTGCTCTCTACTACTAAGTGCCTTCCAAGTCTTCAGAGGATTGCAGTTATTAAATGCAACAAGATGAAAGAGATTTTTGCAATTGGTGGAGAAGAACCTGATGTAGCTGACAACAGTAATGCAAATGAGAAGATAGAGTTTGCTCAAATAAGGTATTTGAGTCTGGGAAATCTTCCAGAACTTAAAAGCTTTTTCTGTGAACTGAGGGGACCTTCCATGTCACCAAATCGACGAGAGACGCAAGAGGGATTAACAGCTAGTACAGGGGACAGCGAAATCATTGTTGAAGACATGCCTGATACTTGGACATCACTTTTTAATGAGAAG GTTGTTTTGCCCAACTTAGAGGCTTTGGAGCTGTGTGAAATTAATGTCAAAAGTATTTGGGACAATCAAACTCCTTGTTGCTTTCAATGTCTAACACGATTGATAGTGTGGGGCTGTCAGAAATTAAAATTCGTGTTTTATGCTTCTATGATCAAAAGCTTGGATCAACTCCAGCACCTGGAGATACGCAACTGTGCAGGTTTGGAGGTGATTATTTCTGAGGAAGGGCCAGGTCAAGAGACCCCTTGTTTTGCATTTCGGCGGGTGACAAATATTAGCCTCTGCCATCTACCTGAACTTACATGTTTATACCCTGGGTTGCATACTTCGGAATGGCCAGAGCTAAAAAAGTTGGAGGTGTTTTCCTGCGACAAATTAAACACTTTCGCTTCAGAATCATTTAGTTTCCATAGTAATGAGAACAATCAACTTCATGTCCCAAAGCAACCATTCTTCTCCTTCGAAAAG ATCTTCCCCAATTTGGAGGAACTGGGGTTAAGTGTAAAGGACATCATGATGCTTTTGCAGGGTGATTTCCCACAAGATCGCCTCTTTGGCAGTCTTAAAGATATGGAGGTCAGGGATGATGACTCAGCTAGTGTTCCAAATGGTTTGCTTGAGAAATTTCACAGGCTGGAAAATCTCAACCTGTCTTTTTGTGCATACAAAGAGCTATTCTCAAATGGAGGACAAGTACACTTGATAAAGAAGTTAGAGCTGATCTGTCTTAATGATCTTGAGTACTTGTGGATACCAAACTCCAACATGGGGGATTCCATTCttcaaaatcttgaaattctAAAA GTAGACAGTTGCCAGAAGTTGATGAACTTAGTAACACCCTCCGGAGCAAAAAGTCTAGTGCAACTTGAAAGTTTGACGATATATGGATGCAGTGCAATGACACAAGTGGTAATAAGTGAGGGAgatgcagcagcagcaaagGAAGAGATAgttttcatcaaattgaagTCGTTGGATCTGCATCATTTAGATAGTCTCACAAGCTTTAGCTCTGGCAATTACACCTTCAGATTCCCATCTTTGGAATATCTATGTGTGATTGGCTGTCCCAAGATGAAGATTTTCACTGCAGGAGACTTAAGAACACTGACAGAAAGTGTTTGCTATGGTTATGGGCACGGTGAATGGCGCTCCGATAGTAACATTAACAAGATCATACATCAATTACATGAAGAAAAG CTTTTGGAGAAGCCATCTATGTCAGAAGTCTTGTATTCATGA